A DNA window from Actinomadura coerulea contains the following coding sequences:
- a CDS encoding MerR family transcriptional regulator: MRIGELAARAGVSTRMLRYYEQQGLLPARRAANGYREYEESDLRIVAQIRALLETGFTLDDTRPFVDCLRAGHADGAACPESVAVYRRGLAEIDAEIRALLRRRAEVAGRLARSCPGCAPGPADARPAPGQEVQAVPVRRS; this comes from the coding sequence ATGCGGATCGGGGAACTGGCCGCCCGCGCGGGCGTGAGCACGCGCATGCTGCGCTACTACGAGCAGCAGGGGCTGCTGCCGGCGCGGCGCGCGGCCAACGGGTACCGCGAGTACGAGGAGTCCGACCTGCGGATCGTCGCGCAGATCCGCGCGCTGCTGGAGACGGGCTTCACGCTGGACGACACGCGCCCGTTCGTCGACTGCCTGCGCGCGGGCCACGCCGACGGCGCCGCGTGCCCGGAGTCGGTCGCGGTCTACCGGCGCGGACTCGCCGAGATCGACGCGGAGATCCGCGCGCTCCTGCGGCGCCGCGCCGAGGTGGCGGGGCGGCTCGCCCGGTCCTGCCCCGGCTGCGCGCCCGGTCCCGCCGACGCGCGTCCGGCGCCCGGTCAGGAGGTCCAGGCGGTGCCGGTCAGGCGCTCGTAG
- a CDS encoding hemerythrin domain-containing protein translates to MADQATKENVVDLLLAQHEEIRHLATTVEKNHGKVRKDAFDRLRRLLAVHETAEEEVVHPFARRAADDGSRVVDARLEEENKAKGVLSDLEKMDPESADFEETFAKFHRDLEAHASHEEKEEFPRIAGEATPEQMRGMAKAVKAAEAIAPTHPHQGTESPTKNLAVGPMAAVADRVRDAIGKARG, encoded by the coding sequence ATGGCCGACCAGGCCACCAAGGAGAACGTCGTCGATCTGCTGCTCGCGCAGCACGAGGAGATCCGCCACCTCGCCACCACCGTGGAGAAGAACCACGGCAAGGTGCGCAAGGACGCCTTCGACCGGCTGCGCAGGCTCCTCGCCGTGCACGAGACCGCCGAGGAGGAGGTCGTCCACCCGTTCGCCCGGCGCGCCGCCGACGACGGCTCCCGCGTGGTGGACGCGCGGCTGGAGGAGGAGAACAAGGCCAAGGGGGTCCTGTCGGACCTGGAGAAGATGGACCCGGAGTCCGCCGACTTCGAGGAGACGTTCGCCAAGTTCCACCGGGACCTGGAGGCGCACGCCTCGCACGAGGAGAAAGAGGAGTTCCCGCGCATCGCCGGGGAGGCCACGCCCGAGCAGATGCGCGGCATGGCCAAGGCCGTCAAGGCGGCGGAGGCGATCGCCCCGACCCATCCCCACCAGGGGACGGAGTCGCCCACCAAGAACCTCGCGGTCGGGCCGATGGCGGCCGTCGCCGACCGCGTCCGCGACGCCATCGGCAAGGCGCGCGGCTGA
- a CDS encoding MgtC/SapB family protein: MVLSAAIGLERGLRNKSAGLRTHTLVGVGAALFMLVSKYGFENVPGNVSLDPSRVAAQIVSGIGFIGGGLIFVRRDAVRGLTTAAVVWVTAAVGMAAGGGLPVLAVAVTAIHFLVVYGLSGLTKRLPLERYRRAGVTRLRIVYRDGRGVLRQVLMESTQRDFVILEVHVDRDHLPDDSDRGRDERRDRREPDRRRPGNAVVTLTLEGTGSVPELAAVLSELEDVVGVTVGADLDDDSE, translated from the coding sequence ATGGTGCTGTCGGCCGCGATCGGTCTGGAACGGGGGCTGCGCAACAAGAGCGCGGGGCTGCGCACGCACACCCTCGTCGGCGTCGGTGCGGCCCTGTTCATGCTGGTCAGCAAGTACGGTTTCGAGAACGTCCCCGGGAACGTCTCGCTGGACCCCTCCCGGGTGGCGGCGCAGATCGTGTCCGGCATCGGCTTCATCGGCGGCGGGCTGATCTTCGTCCGCCGGGACGCGGTGCGCGGCCTCACGACCGCCGCCGTCGTGTGGGTGACGGCGGCCGTCGGCATGGCCGCCGGCGGCGGGCTGCCGGTCCTCGCGGTGGCGGTCACCGCGATCCACTTCCTCGTCGTCTACGGGCTGAGCGGGCTGACGAAGCGGCTGCCGCTGGAGCGGTACCGCCGGGCCGGGGTCACGCGGCTGCGGATCGTCTACCGGGACGGGCGGGGCGTGCTGCGGCAGGTCCTGATGGAGTCGACGCAGCGCGACTTCGTGATCCTGGAGGTCCACGTCGACCGCGACCACCTGCCGGACGACTCCGACCGCGGCCGCGACGAGCGCCGGGACCGGCGCGAACCCGACCGGCGGCGTCCCGGCAACGCCGTGGTGACGCTCACGCTGGAGGGAACGGGCTCGGTCCCGGAACTCGCCGCGGTCCTGAGCGAACTGGAGGACGTCGTCGGCGTCACGGTCGGGGCCGATCTGGACGACGACAGCGAGTGA
- a CDS encoding DUF3140 domain-containing protein, with the protein MNNRVSPEVELAWEDFHRLVNMTSDELRTWLLTDASGEEAFPADGPGPGVSELGAHVVDVLRKRKVDLTESDGEVMQEVVDYVEDRLENRPPNAERDEEWRHALMSVGHDPLRPEPSSA; encoded by the coding sequence ATGAACAACCGCGTATCGCCCGAGGTGGAGCTGGCGTGGGAGGACTTCCACCGGCTCGTGAACATGACCTCCGACGAACTGCGCACCTGGTTGCTCACGGACGCGTCCGGCGAGGAGGCGTTCCCGGCCGACGGCCCCGGCCCCGGGGTGTCGGAGCTGGGCGCCCACGTCGTGGACGTGCTGCGCAAGCGGAAGGTCGACCTGACCGAAAGCGACGGGGAGGTGATGCAGGAGGTCGTCGACTACGTGGAGGACCGCCTGGAGAACCGACCGCCGAACGCGGAACGGGACGAGGAGTGGCGCCACGCGCTGATGAGCGTGGGGCACGACCCGCTGCGTCCCGAACCGTCCAGCGCTTAG
- a CDS encoding YccF domain-containing protein — protein MRTLLNVLWLVLAGFWMAMGYVVAGVICFILIITIPFGIASFRIAGFALWPFGRTTVPRRDAGAGSFIGNIIWIVLAGWWLALGHLVTGVLLCITIIGIPFGIASFKLIPISLTPLGQEIVPSDRTATF, from the coding sequence GTGCGCACGCTGTTGAACGTCCTCTGGCTGGTCCTGGCGGGCTTCTGGATGGCGATGGGCTACGTGGTCGCCGGAGTGATCTGCTTCATCCTCATCATCACCATCCCGTTCGGCATCGCCTCGTTCCGCATCGCGGGCTTCGCCCTGTGGCCGTTCGGCCGGACGACCGTGCCCAGGCGGGACGCGGGCGCGGGCTCTTTCATCGGGAACATCATCTGGATCGTCCTCGCGGGGTGGTGGCTGGCCCTCGGGCATCTCGTCACCGGCGTCCTGCTCTGCATCACGATCATCGGGATCCCGTTCGGCATCGCCAGCTTCAAGCTGATCCCGATATCGCTCACCCCGCTGGGCCAGGAGATCGTCCCGTCGGACCGCACCGCGACGTTCTGA
- a CDS encoding arylamine N-acetyltransferase family protein has protein sequence MSEDLGYGWQGELLDLPAYLKRIGHVGGTAPTAATLRALHRTHVTSIPFENLEIILGRPVDLSLDAVQAKLVERPRGGYCFEHNRLFAAVLERLGYEVTAVAGRVTMGASKILPATHALLHVRPPDASRDEPAWLCDVGFGAGPLEPLRLVDGEEAVQDGWGFRLRRGRTVTAWTPNTSEWELHQRGPDGWVQRHTSVLNEVFRIDFEVGSHYVSTSARSPFTTRPFVQRFAPDSLRVLDGKTLKITRPDGRTEARTLAPEDLPKTLEEDFGIALEDKDRTRLTDIIRAKA, from the coding sequence GCGGCACGGCCCCGACCGCCGCGACGCTGCGGGCCCTGCACCGCACGCACGTCACGTCCATCCCGTTCGAGAACCTGGAGATCATCCTCGGGCGGCCGGTCGACCTGTCGCTGGACGCCGTCCAGGCGAAGCTGGTCGAGCGCCCGCGCGGCGGCTACTGCTTCGAGCACAACCGGCTCTTCGCGGCGGTGCTGGAGAGGCTCGGGTACGAGGTCACGGCGGTGGCGGGCCGGGTGACGATGGGGGCGTCGAAGATCCTGCCCGCCACGCACGCGCTCCTGCACGTCCGCCCGCCGGACGCGTCGCGGGACGAGCCCGCGTGGCTGTGCGACGTGGGGTTCGGCGCCGGTCCGCTGGAGCCGCTGCGGCTCGTGGACGGCGAGGAGGCCGTCCAGGACGGCTGGGGCTTCCGGCTCCGCCGGGGCCGCACCGTCACCGCCTGGACGCCGAACACGTCGGAATGGGAGCTGCACCAGCGCGGCCCCGACGGCTGGGTCCAGCGGCACACGTCCGTGCTGAACGAGGTGTTCCGGATCGACTTCGAGGTGGGCAGCCACTACGTCTCGACCAGCGCGCGTTCGCCGTTCACGACCCGCCCCTTCGTGCAGAGGTTCGCGCCCGACTCCCTCCGCGTGCTGGACGGGAAGACGCTGAAGATCACCCGCCCCGACGGACGAACGGAGGCCAGGACCCTGGCCCCCGAAGATCTCCCGAAAACGCTGGAAGAGGACTTCGGAATAGCCCTGGAGGACAAAGACAGGACGAGACTCACCGACATCATCCGAGCGAAAGCTTAG
- a CDS encoding HEAT repeat domain-containing protein: MQQDADTVRAFRGLENGDASVRLRAAMAVGTAPDPRFVDKLIERCAIEPEFLVRDMLTWALTRHPSSMTVPRLVDALRSERAQARSQALHTLSKIGDPRAWPAITRELLTDADDEVARSAWRAAVVLVPEDERTGLAAVLASQLGRGERPMRQSLGRALVALGEVILPVLRAAETSPDPRVRTHAIATERLLRDPDAGFEPAIEEAKRIMALGAAGQEE; the protein is encoded by the coding sequence ATGCAACAGGACGCGGACACGGTTCGAGCTTTCCGAGGGCTGGAGAACGGCGACGCCTCGGTGCGGCTGCGGGCGGCGATGGCGGTCGGCACGGCACCCGACCCGAGGTTCGTCGACAAGCTCATCGAGCGTTGCGCCATCGAGCCGGAGTTCCTCGTGCGCGACATGCTCACGTGGGCGCTGACCCGCCACCCGTCCTCGATGACGGTTCCGAGGCTCGTCGACGCACTCCGCTCGGAGCGCGCGCAGGCCCGCAGCCAGGCCCTGCACACGCTGTCCAAGATCGGGGACCCGCGGGCGTGGCCGGCCATCACACGGGAGCTGCTGACCGACGCCGACGACGAGGTCGCGCGGAGCGCCTGGCGAGCGGCGGTCGTGCTCGTGCCCGAAGACGAGCGGACCGGGCTCGCGGCGGTGCTGGCGTCCCAGCTCGGACGCGGTGAGCGCCCGATGCGGCAGAGCCTCGGCCGGGCGCTGGTCGCGCTCGGCGAGGTGATCCTGCCGGTCCTGCGCGCCGCTGAGACGAGCCCCGACCCGCGCGTGCGCACGCACGCGATCGCCACGGAACGGCTCCTGCGCGATCCGGACGCCGGGTTCGAGCCCGCGATCGAAGAGGCGAAGCGCATCATGGCCCTCGGCGCGGCCGGACAGGAGGAGTGA
- a CDS encoding carbohydrate-binding protein, with protein MKLKHAHSRHRPSRRAAGAALASAAAAAVLSFGTLVAVSAPSSAQPAAGIACTYPAWAEGTSYKVGDKVVYSGRGYEAIVAHTAYPGANWNPASTPTLWRELGTCDTTEPPTTPPTTPPTDPPTTPPPGGDETCAVKSRPAGKILQGYWENWDGASNGVHPPFGWTPIDNPVIKQHGYNVINAAFPVIRSDGTVLWEDGMDSTVKVSTPAQMCAAKAAGATILMSIGGAAAGIDLSSSAVADRFVQTVVPILKKYNFDGIDIDIETGLSGSGNINQLSASQSNLIRVIDGVLGQMPSNFGLTMAPETAYVTGGSVTYGSIWGAYLPIVKKYADNGRLWWLNMQYYNGSMYGCSGDSYSAGTVEGFVKQTECLNNGLTIQGTTIKVPYDKQAPGLPAQPGAGGGYMSPGLVGQAWNRFNGQLKGLMTWSINWDGSKSWTFGDNVRGLQGR; from the coding sequence GTGAAGCTCAAGCACGCCCACTCCAGGCACAGACCCTCCAGACGCGCGGCCGGTGCCGCGCTGGCCTCCGCCGCCGCGGCGGCCGTCCTGTCGTTCGGAACGCTGGTCGCGGTCTCCGCGCCGTCGTCGGCCCAGCCCGCGGCCGGAATCGCCTGCACGTATCCGGCCTGGGCGGAGGGCACCTCCTACAAGGTCGGCGACAAGGTCGTCTACAGCGGCCGCGGCTACGAGGCGATCGTCGCCCACACCGCCTACCCGGGCGCGAACTGGAACCCCGCCTCCACCCCCACGCTGTGGCGGGAGCTGGGCACCTGCGACACGACCGAACCGCCGACGACGCCGCCGACCACCCCGCCCACGGACCCGCCGACCACCCCGCCGCCCGGCGGGGACGAGACCTGCGCGGTGAAGTCCAGGCCCGCCGGCAAGATCCTCCAGGGCTACTGGGAGAACTGGGACGGCGCGTCCAACGGCGTCCACCCGCCGTTCGGCTGGACGCCGATCGACAACCCGGTGATCAAGCAGCACGGCTACAACGTGATCAACGCGGCGTTCCCCGTCATCCGCTCGGACGGCACCGTCCTGTGGGAGGACGGCATGGACTCCACGGTCAAGGTCTCCACCCCCGCCCAGATGTGCGCGGCGAAGGCCGCGGGCGCGACGATCCTGATGTCGATCGGCGGCGCCGCCGCGGGCATCGACCTCAGCTCCAGCGCCGTCGCCGACCGGTTCGTCCAGACGGTCGTGCCGATCCTGAAGAAGTACAACTTCGACGGGATCGACATCGACATCGAGACGGGCCTGTCGGGCAGCGGGAACATCAACCAGCTGTCGGCGTCGCAGTCCAACCTGATCCGCGTCATCGACGGCGTGCTCGGCCAGATGCCGTCCAACTTCGGGCTCACGATGGCACCGGAGACCGCCTACGTGACCGGCGGAAGCGTCACCTACGGCTCGATCTGGGGCGCCTACCTGCCGATCGTCAAGAAGTACGCGGACAACGGCCGGCTGTGGTGGCTGAACATGCAGTACTACAACGGCAGCATGTACGGCTGCTCGGGCGACTCCTACTCCGCCGGGACGGTCGAGGGCTTCGTGAAGCAGACCGAGTGCCTGAACAACGGCCTCACAATCCAGGGCACCACGATCAAGGTTCCCTACGACAAGCAGGCCCCGGGCCTTCCCGCGCAGCCGGGCGCGGGCGGCGGCTACATGTCGCCGGGCCTCGTCGGCCAGGCGTGGAACCGCTTCAACGGCCAGCTGAAAGGCCTGATGACCTGGTCGATCAACTGGGACGGGTCGAAGAGCTGGACGTTCGGCGACAACGTCCGCGGCCTCCAGGGGCGCTGA
- a CDS encoding phosphoribosylaminoimidazolesuccinocarboxamide synthase, translating into MELVHSGKVRDVYADGDELILVASDRVSVYDVVLPTPVPDKGKILTQLSLWWFERLADIIPNHVVSATDVLEEWAGRAIRCRRLSMLPVEWIARGHLAGLGLKEYQKSGTVSGISLPDGLVEADRLPEPIFTPTTKATEGHDEFITYDDVVREIGDDTAARLKDVTLEIYRRGAALAAERGIIIADTKLEFGRAADGTLVLGDEVLTPDSSRFWPADQWVPGRPQHSLDKQFVRDWSSTLDWDRTPPGPAIPDEVVEATRARYAEVYERLTGTAWTS; encoded by the coding sequence ATGGAGTTGGTCCACTCGGGCAAGGTCAGGGACGTCTACGCGGACGGCGACGAGCTGATCCTCGTCGCGTCCGACCGGGTGAGCGTCTACGACGTCGTCCTGCCGACCCCGGTCCCCGACAAGGGGAAGATCCTCACGCAGCTGTCCCTGTGGTGGTTCGAGCGGCTCGCCGACATCATCCCGAACCACGTCGTCTCGGCCACCGACGTCCTGGAGGAGTGGGCCGGGCGCGCCATCCGCTGCCGCCGCCTCAGCATGCTCCCCGTCGAGTGGATCGCGCGCGGGCACCTCGCCGGGCTCGGCCTGAAGGAGTACCAGAAGTCGGGCACGGTCTCGGGCATCTCCCTGCCGGACGGCCTGGTCGAGGCGGACCGGCTGCCGGAGCCGATCTTCACGCCGACCACCAAGGCCACCGAGGGCCACGACGAGTTCATCACCTACGACGACGTGGTCCGTGAGATCGGCGACGACACCGCCGCCCGCCTCAAGGACGTCACGCTGGAGATCTACAGGCGCGGGGCGGCCCTCGCCGCCGAGCGCGGCATCATCATCGCCGACACCAAGCTGGAGTTCGGCCGCGCCGCCGACGGCACCCTCGTCCTCGGCGACGAGGTGCTCACGCCCGACTCGTCCCGCTTCTGGCCCGCCGACCAGTGGGTGCCCGGCCGCCCGCAGCACTCCCTCGACAAGCAGTTCGTGCGCGACTGGAGCAGCACGCTCGACTGGGACCGCACCCCTCCCGGCCCCGCCATCCCCGACGAGGTCGTGGAGGCCACCCGCGCCCGCTACGCCGAGGTCTACGAGCGCCTGACCGGCACCGCCTGGACCTCCTGA
- a CDS encoding aminotransferase class I/II-fold pyridoxal phosphate-dependent enzyme yields the protein MDHSEAPVLDALAAYHREQQVPFTPPGHKQGRGADPRAREVLGDAVFGSDVLAISGLDDRESGNKVLERAQELMADAVHAEQAFFSTCGSSLSVKSAMLSVAGPGEKLLVGRDAHKSVVSGLILSGVRPIWVEPQWDATRHLAHPPSPSAFAARFREHPDARGALVTSPTPYGTCADLAAIAAVCHEHGKPLIVDEAWGAHLPFHEDLPSWAMDAGADVCVTSVHKMGAGLEQGSVFHQQGDLVDPAVLRAREDLLGTTSPSVLIYAGLDAWRRQMVEHGHALLRDALDLASDARSQIAAIDGFEVQGREEFTGPGLAHDLDPLPVVIDLAGLGVSGYRAADWLREHHRVNMHLADHRRISAQFTFADDKETAEAVLSALRDLHAHLDDLRGGPAVEVPSPEDLRLELVVLPRDAFFGPAEQVPASGAVGRVSAEMLTPYPPGIPAVLPGERITAPVMDYLRSGVAAGMVVPDAADSTLRSVRVFIEE from the coding sequence ATGGACCACTCGGAAGCCCCCGTCCTGGACGCCCTTGCCGCCTACCACCGCGAACAGCAGGTGCCCTTCACCCCGCCGGGCCACAAGCAGGGCCGCGGCGCCGATCCGCGCGCCCGCGAGGTGCTGGGCGACGCGGTCTTCGGCTCCGACGTCCTCGCCATCTCCGGCCTGGACGACCGGGAGTCGGGCAACAAGGTGCTGGAACGCGCCCAGGAGCTGATGGCCGACGCCGTCCACGCCGAGCAGGCGTTCTTCTCGACCTGCGGCAGCTCCCTGTCGGTCAAGAGCGCCATGCTGTCGGTCGCCGGCCCGGGCGAGAAGCTCCTGGTCGGGCGGGACGCCCACAAGTCGGTCGTCTCGGGGCTCATCCTGTCCGGCGTCCGCCCGATCTGGGTCGAGCCGCAGTGGGACGCGACCCGGCACCTGGCCCACCCGCCCTCGCCCTCGGCGTTCGCCGCGCGGTTCCGGGAGCACCCCGACGCGCGCGGCGCCCTCGTCACCAGCCCGACGCCCTACGGGACGTGCGCCGACCTGGCCGCGATCGCCGCCGTCTGCCACGAGCACGGCAAGCCCCTCATCGTGGACGAGGCGTGGGGCGCGCACCTGCCCTTCCACGAGGACCTGCCCAGCTGGGCGATGGACGCCGGCGCCGACGTGTGCGTGACGAGCGTCCACAAGATGGGCGCCGGGCTGGAGCAGGGGTCGGTCTTCCACCAGCAGGGCGACCTGGTCGACCCGGCCGTCCTCAGGGCCAGGGAGGACCTGCTCGGGACGACCAGCCCGTCCGTCCTGATCTACGCGGGCCTGGACGCGTGGCGGCGGCAGATGGTCGAGCACGGGCACGCCCTGCTGCGGGACGCGCTGGACCTGGCGTCCGACGCGCGCTCGCAGATCGCGGCCATCGACGGCTTCGAGGTCCAGGGCCGGGAGGAGTTCACCGGCCCCGGACTCGCCCACGACCTCGACCCGCTGCCCGTCGTCATCGACCTCGCCGGCCTCGGCGTCAGCGGCTACCGGGCCGCCGACTGGCTGCGCGAGCACCACCGCGTCAACATGCACCTGGCCGACCACCGGCGGATCAGCGCGCAGTTCACCTTCGCCGACGACAAGGAGACGGCGGAGGCTGTTCTCAGCGCCCTGCGCGACCTGCACGCCCACCTCGACGACCTGCGCGGGGGGCCGGCGGTGGAGGTGCCGTCGCCCGAGGACCTGCGGCTCGAACTCGTCGTGCTGCCCCGGGACGCGTTCTTCGGCCCGGCCGAGCAGGTGCCCGCGTCCGGCGCCGTCGGCCGCGTCAGCGCGGAGATGCTGACCCCGTACCCGCCCGGCATCCCGGCCGTCCTTCCGGGCGAGCGGATCACCGCGCCGGTGATGGACTACCTGCGTTCCGGCGTCGCCGCCGGGATGGTCGTGCCGGACGCGGCCGACAGCACCCTCCGCAGCGTCCGGGTGTTCATCGAGGAGTGA
- a CDS encoding helix-turn-helix transcriptional regulator: MLYGRDGELAAIDGLLDRARAGRSGTLVLRGEAGIGKSALLDHAAGAADGMRVLRGTGVETESTMPYAGLHLLLGRHLDRIGGLPDAQAEALRAALNMGGPEAESDRFLVGLAVLTLLADLAEERPLLCLVDDAHWLDGSSAEALLFAARRLDAEPIALLFAARDAVAPECAAPEFAAHGLAELRLRGLDGDAAAGLLAERAPGLPGHVRREILAGAMGNPLALLELPGQGGHGSAYERILRSFADRIAALPEPARRLVLLVGVDDLGDAGVVVKAAGRLGAADGHSTGASIGDLEPAERAGLLRTTPDGRVEVRHPLIRTAAVREATLGQRLAAHRALAEAYVERGDVCHHAWHLARSVTDPDERVAAVLERTAETERNAGGNAAVAAMYEAAAGLTPDPAERGRRLAAAARASADAGLPERAVALAARAEADLPDPLARAELTLIRAALADEQDRAADAHRLFAETAASVARLDPRTSGYLYFQAAAAAANAGEFAAMDAIAAEGARLGVPNAPHLRALSRVFAGQNPLADAGPADGVAALRELMDAMSACYAPRERIRAGMWHLMVGDVRGAAEVAADLERRFRDRGAIGLLAPVLMLRSRTDLVLGRYRDALTGATEGVRIAADTGQHRIRVYLDTSLGQLAAIQGDEERCLELTEEALSRGLPPSNVHAAAARSLLDLGLGRYDTALERLAGVVAGPSRQGAIAALPDLVEAAVRAGVPERARDAAQWYSDWAAQTQQPWVQAIAARCAALLTPDDSDPLYSKALDLHREGGTPFEQARTELLYGEWLRRSRRRNDARARLHAALEAFARLGAAPWADRARAELRAAGESLTGGRDDQAPVDDLAARLTPQELQVARLAATGLSNREIGAQLFLSPRTVGYHLYKTYPKLGVTTRAALARLDLG; encoded by the coding sequence ATGCTGTACGGGCGGGACGGGGAACTGGCCGCGATCGACGGGCTCCTCGACCGGGCCCGCGCCGGGCGCAGCGGGACCCTCGTGCTGCGCGGCGAGGCCGGCATCGGCAAGTCCGCCCTCCTCGACCACGCCGCCGGCGCCGCGGACGGCATGCGCGTCCTGCGCGGGACGGGCGTCGAGACCGAGAGCACCATGCCGTACGCGGGCCTGCACCTGCTGCTCGGCCGCCACCTCGACCGCATCGGCGGTCTCCCGGACGCTCAGGCCGAGGCCCTGCGCGCGGCCCTCAACATGGGCGGCCCGGAGGCCGAGAGCGACCGGTTCCTCGTGGGGCTCGCGGTGCTGACCCTCCTGGCGGACCTCGCGGAGGAGCGGCCGCTGCTCTGCCTGGTCGACGACGCGCACTGGCTGGACGGCTCGTCCGCCGAGGCGCTGCTGTTCGCCGCCCGCCGCCTCGACGCCGAGCCGATCGCGCTCCTCTTCGCGGCCCGCGACGCGGTCGCGCCGGAATGCGCCGCGCCGGAGTTCGCCGCGCACGGGCTCGCGGAGCTGCGCCTGCGCGGCCTCGACGGGGACGCCGCCGCCGGGCTGCTGGCCGAGCGCGCCCCCGGCCTGCCCGGCCACGTCCGGCGGGAGATCCTCGCCGGGGCGATGGGCAACCCGCTCGCGCTGCTCGAACTGCCGGGCCAGGGCGGTCACGGGTCGGCCTACGAGCGGATCCTGCGGTCGTTCGCCGACCGGATCGCCGCGCTGCCGGAGCCGGCGCGGCGGCTCGTCCTGCTGGTGGGGGTGGACGATCTCGGCGACGCCGGGGTGGTGGTGAAGGCGGCGGGCCGGCTCGGCGCGGCCGACGGCCACTCCACCGGTGCCTCCATCGGCGACCTGGAGCCCGCCGAGCGCGCGGGCCTGCTGCGCACCACGCCCGACGGGCGGGTGGAGGTGCGGCATCCGCTGATCCGCACCGCCGCCGTGCGCGAGGCGACGCTCGGACAGCGGCTGGCCGCCCACCGGGCGCTGGCGGAGGCCTACGTGGAGCGCGGCGACGTGTGCCATCACGCCTGGCATCTGGCCCGCTCGGTGACGGACCCGGACGAGCGCGTCGCGGCCGTCCTGGAGAGGACCGCCGAGACCGAGCGGAACGCGGGCGGCAACGCGGCCGTCGCCGCGATGTACGAGGCCGCCGCCGGTCTCACCCCGGACCCGGCCGAGCGCGGCCGGCGGCTGGCGGCGGCGGCGCGGGCGTCGGCCGACGCGGGGCTGCCCGAGCGCGCGGTCGCGCTGGCGGCGCGGGCGGAGGCCGACCTGCCGGACCCGCTGGCGCGGGCGGAGCTGACGCTGATCCGGGCGGCCCTCGCCGACGAGCAGGACCGGGCGGCGGACGCCCACCGCCTGTTCGCCGAGACGGCGGCGTCGGTCGCGCGGCTCGATCCCCGCACGTCCGGCTACCTGTATTTCCAGGCCGCGGCGGCCGCCGCCAACGCCGGGGAGTTCGCCGCGATGGACGCCATCGCCGCCGAGGGCGCGCGCCTCGGCGTCCCGAACGCGCCGCACCTGCGGGCGCTGAGCCGGGTGTTCGCCGGGCAGAACCCGCTCGCGGACGCGGGCCCGGCGGACGGCGTGGCGGCGCTGCGCGAACTGATGGACGCGATGAGCGCCTGCTACGCGCCGCGCGAGCGGATCCGCGCGGGCATGTGGCACCTCATGGTCGGCGACGTGCGGGGCGCGGCCGAGGTCGCGGCGGACCTGGAGCGGCGCTTCCGCGACCGGGGCGCGATCGGGCTGCTCGCGCCCGTGCTGATGCTCCGGTCCCGGACCGACCTGGTGCTCGGCAGGTACCGCGACGCGCTGACCGGCGCGACGGAGGGCGTGCGGATCGCCGCCGACACCGGCCAGCACCGCATCCGCGTCTACCTCGACACGAGCCTGGGGCAGCTCGCCGCGATCCAGGGAGACGAGGAACGCTGCCTGGAGCTGACGGAGGAGGCGCTCTCACGCGGCCTCCCGCCGAGCAACGTGCACGCCGCCGCCGCGCGCAGCCTGCTCGACCTCGGGCTCGGCCGGTACGACACGGCCCTGGAACGTCTTGCCGGCGTCGTCGCCGGACCCTCTCGGCAAGGTGCCATCGCCGCTCTGCCCGACCTTGTCGAAGCGGCCGTCAGGGCCGGTGTCCCGGAGCGCGCGCGGGACGCCGCCCAGTGGTACAGCGATTGGGCCGCGCAGACCCAGCAGCCCTGGGTGCAGGCCATCGCGGCACGCTGCGCTGCCCTTCTGACCCCGGACGACTCCGACCCGCTGTACTCCAAGGCCCTTGATCTTCACCGCGAGGGCGGGACGCCCTTCGAGCAGGCGCGCACCGAACTGCTGTACGGGGAATGGCTCCGCAGGTCACGCCGCAGGAACGACGCGCGGGCGCGGCTGCACGCGGCGCTGGAGGCGTTCGCCCGGCTCGGCGCGGCGCCCTGGGCTGACCGCGCCCGCGCCGAACTGCGCGCCGCCGGGGAGAGCCTCACCGGCGGCCGGGACGACCAGGCTCCCGTGGACGACCTCGCCGCAAGGCTCACCCCGCAGGAACTCCAGGTCGCCCGGCTGGCGGCGACCGGCCTCAGCAACCGGGAGATCGGCGCGCAGCTGTTCCTGAGCCCCAGGACGGTCGGCTACCACCTCTACAAGACCTACCCGAAACTAGGCGTAACGACGAGAGCGGCATTGGCCCGCCTAGACCTGGGCTAG